In Phycisphaerae bacterium, the DNA window CAGCGGCGTCGAACCGCTGTCCGATTGTCTTGCATTGACCGGTGTGCCTGCGGCCAAGAGTCGTGCCACCGCATCGCGATTCCCCTCCGCCACGGCCGACCAGACGTCAACCGTCGCCGAGGCATTTCTCGCCGGCTGTAGGCGAGCCTGCGCGGCGGCATCCAGCTTCGCCCCCTCGGTCAGGCAATACAGCTTGGAGGCCGTCCGAATCAACAGCCTGTCCCGGACGACGGCGGGACTGGCCAGGCAGAGTTCGCCGAGAGGGTTCCTTTCGAGGATTTCAAACGCCGGCCCCGCCTTGAGGACGTACGTCAATCCATCTTCGCTCAGGAAGAACAAACGCCCGCCGCAGGCCCAGGGAGACGCCGTGAATGAACCCGATGGCGAAAAACGCTGTTTCCCGTAGACCTCCTTGCCGGTCTTCGCGTCGTGGCAGGTCAGGAAGCCTCGGTCGTACAGCGTGTACAAGTAGTCGCCGTACACGAGTTGCGACGGGTTGTACGACGACGATTGGCCCTGGTACCAGGCGATGAACGAGCTCTTCTCAAAATCTCCACCCGGCGCGATGTTGCCGGCCGCTCCCGTCCGCACCGCAAAGGTCGGTCGGTGTGCGTCGCCCACGTAGCCCGACGCGATGTAGCACAAGCCGTGTGCGGCAAACGGCGACGGAATCACCAGGCTCGACATGCGCCCGTCAAACTCCCAGAGCAGCTTGCCATCGAGCGAGTAGCTGCGGTTTCGCTTGCTGCCGGCCACAACGATCTCGGTCCGGAGTTCATTCTTCCAGACAAAAGGGGTGGCCCACGAGTGCGTCTCCTCGCGGAGCGTGCGCCAGCGCTCACTGCCCGTCCGCGCATCGAACGCGGCAATCCAGGAACTCTCCAGGTTGTCGTACACCACGATCACCTGCCCGTCATGAACCACCGGCGAAGCCGCCGCACCGTAGTTGTACAAAGTCCTCCTTGGCTCAATTCTCTGCGACCACACCGGGTCCCCACTCAATTCGTAGCAGTAGAGGCCCAGATCGCCGAACAGGACGTACAGCCGTTGGCCGTCCGTCGTCGGCGTTTCCGACGCGTAGGTGTTTTTGGGATGACGCGGCACCTTCGGCTCGCCGGTATGGGCCTCGTGTTTCCAGAGTTGTTGGCCCGAGTCCAGATCGAGGCAATAGACCAGCCAGTGGTGAATCCCCTTGGCTGGATCGCGCACACCCTCGCCCTGATACAGCCCTTTCTTGGGTGTGATGCCTTCTTTCTCACTGTCGACGGCCGTCAGGAAGACCCGGTTGCCCCAGACGATCGGGGAGGACCAGCCCCGGCCCGGCACGTCCGCCACCCACTTGACGTTCTCGGTGTTCGTCCATTTCGTTGGCAGGCCCGCGTGATCCGGTGCTACGCCGTCCGCGTTCGGGCCGCGGAACCGGGGCCAGCCATCCTCTCCTCGAGCGGCGGCGGACAGCCCCGCAACCAGCAGAACACCCACAACAAGAAAACGTCGCATCATTATCGACCCCTCGGGCAGGGATTGCGTGTCCATCACCTCTTCTCCAAGACCTTCACGTCCGTCCTCGCCTGCGATGGCCACGAAATCTCACACCGCCGGCACTCACATCCCTTCTGCGCGCTCGCGCAACAGCCTGGCGACCTTGGGCCGCGCCTCCCGGATCCGGGGAAGGTCGATCTGCATGCCGATCATGTCGGCGATGGACGTGTAGGCCTCCTCCAACTCGCGGCTCCAGTCGCTGGCAACAAGGTCGAGGGGCGTTTCGCCCCGCCCGTTTTGCACACGAACGGGGGCACCGTGCTTGAGAAGCAGTTCCACGACGTCCAGATGGGCAAAGAACGAGGCGAGGTGCAAGGCGGTGTTGCCGTCGTTGTTGGCGATGGAGACGTCCGCCCCTTTCTCGATCAGGAACGCGGCGACCTTGGCCTGACCGAAGAGTGCGGCCGTGTTCAGCGGTGTGGCTCCCCCCTGCGGTTCTCGTGCATTGACCGAAGTGCCCGCGGCCAGATACTGCCTCATGGCATCGAGCTTCCCCTCGCGTGCCGCCGTCCAGATGTCCGCGGTGTAGGCCCCCTCGATCCTCAGCTTCTTGATCGCGTCGGTGTCGAAGAGCCGGGAGGAGAACTCTGCCAGCAAGTCACGGTCCTCGGGGGTGTAGGTGGTGTCGCCGCGAAGGATCTTGATATTGGCGTCCACATCCTCCTTCAGACGCATGCCGATGTTCAGGATGTGAACGCGCTGGTCGTCGAGCACGTGGTGGATGGCGGCGGCGGACAGCTGCTCCAGTCGCCGCTTGTCGAATCCTGGCACGACATACCCCGACCAGGCCCCGAGCATCCCCGCGCCGAGCACCTTCATGGCCACGATGCCCATGCCGAGTTCGTGGGCTTTGGCCAGGCAGGCGTCGCGGAGGGTGGTCAGGCGGGCCGTCCAGATCTGATCATGGCCCCGGGGGATGTAGCCGTAGGACAGCATGCACACATCGAAGCCACCCGATGCGATTAGAGCGAGCGCCTTGTCGAAGTAGCCGTGGGCGGAGAATCCGACAAACCGGGTCACGCGCTCGTCGCGGAGCTTTATCAGTTCGGCGTGGACCTTCATCGCCTGCGGGACGCTCATTTGTTCCAGCCCCGGTGTGCCGTGAATGAGAAGGATATCCAGGTAGTCCGTCTGCAGCGTTTTGAGGGACTTCTCCACGGACTTCCGGACCTGCTCCGGTTTGGTGCTCTCGACCTTTGTGACCAGGCACACGTCACGGCGCCGATCCTTGAGCGCCTCGCCGAGGATCGTCTCACTCTCCATGTACACGGGCGACGTGTCGAAGTAGCGCACGCCCTGGTCCCAGGCGTAGCGGACCAGCTCCACGCGCTGTTGGGTCGTCAGAGGATTGAGCCATGTGGCAGGCAGGGCCGCGCCGCCGTAGCCGAGGAGGGGCAGTTTCAGGCCGGTTTTGCCGAGACTGCGAGCGGGAATGGTCTCGGCCTGCTCGCTCTTATTCTCTTGGGGCGCGGCCGCAGCAGCGATGCCTGCGGAAACCGCCACGGTGGCGGCCGCTTGCGTCGCCTTTTTCAGGAAGTCGCGCCGGCCGAGTTGTTCGCGGTGTGTCTTCATGGTGTCCCTTTCTTGAGATGCTCGTCGAACCAGTCGAGAGCCAGTTGCTGCGCTTCCTGACGTTTCTGGGAACGGATTTCGGTGTGTCCGACCCCTTCGACTGTGACGAGTTTCTTG includes these proteins:
- a CDS encoding aldo/keto reductase — protein: MKTHREQLGRRDFLKKATQAAATVAVSAGIAAAAAPQENKSEQAETIPARSLGKTGLKLPLLGYGGAALPATWLNPLTTQQRVELVRYAWDQGVRYFDTSPVYMESETILGEALKDRRRDVCLVTKVESTKPEQVRKSVEKSLKTLQTDYLDILLIHGTPGLEQMSVPQAMKVHAELIKLRDERVTRFVGFSAHGYFDKALALIASGGFDVCMLSYGYIPRGHDQIWTARLTTLRDACLAKAHELGMGIVAMKVLGAGMLGAWSGYVVPGFDKRRLEQLSAAAIHHVLDDQRVHILNIGMRLKEDVDANIKILRGDTTYTPEDRDLLAEFSSRLFDTDAIKKLRIEGAYTADIWTAAREGKLDAMRQYLAAGTSVNAREPQGGATPLNTAALFGQAKVAAFLIEKGADVSIANNDGNTALHLASFFAHLDVVELLLKHGAPVRVQNGRGETPLDLVASDWSRELEEAYTSIADMIGMQIDLPRIREARPKVARLLRERAEGM
- a CDS encoding alpha/beta fold hydrolase, translating into MDTQSLPEGSIMMRRFLVVGVLLVAGLSAAARGEDGWPRFRGPNADGVAPDHAGLPTKWTNTENVKWVADVPGRGWSSPIVWGNRVFLTAVDSEKEGITPKKGLYQGEGVRDPAKGIHHWLVYCLDLDSGQQLWKHEAHTGEPKVPRHPKNTYASETPTTDGQRLYVLFGDLGLYCYELSGDPVWSQRIEPRRTLYNYGAAASPVVHDGQVIVVYDNLESSWIAAFDARTGSERWRTLREETHSWATPFVWKNELRTEIVVAGSKRNRSYSLDGKLLWEFDGRMSSLVIPSPFAAHGLCYIASGYVGDAHRPTFAVRTGAAGNIAPGGDFEKSSFIAWYQGQSSSYNPSQLVYGDYLYTLYDRGFLTCHDAKTGKEVYGKQRFSPSGSFTASPWACGGRLFFLSEDGLTYVLKAGPAFEILERNPLGELCLASPAVVRDRLLIRTASKLYCLTEGAKLDAAAQARLQPARNASATVDVWSAVAEGNRDAVARLLAAGTPVNARQSDSGSTPLNTAAVFGQTGVAKLLLEKGADVSLANRDGNTALHIAAFFANKELVELLLDKGASVSAKNERGETSLDVVSAEWSPQLEETFKSIADLVGLELDLAVIKKARPEVAGLLRERAATTHEETTVEGFPNVLQRDISVWSDGTRLSGVLLYPKDREKGKRLPAIILCNGWGGTKAFLMGTGIAPRFADAGYVVINYDYRGWGDSDSRLVVRGEMPTPGKDGTVTVTAQAVRELVDPIDQQHDIDAAVSYVYGEPLVDKDRIGIWGTSFGGGHAIYRAAHDRRIVCVVAQVGSMPDDWAQRFPAGLLDVYKQKSDRARGLVDPVPQGGGSPGGLQGTPHPERIALFRPGQYADRVKVPTLLIDAKLENYFKIEENSGRVYEILKKSGVPTEHHVLPGKKHYDVYSGELLDEVMKLEIAWFDKHLKAEK